In Hyalangium minutum, a single window of DNA contains:
- the fabD gene encoding ACP S-malonyltransferase — translation MSKIAFVFPGQGSQKVGMGKDLLEKFPEARAVFEAVDDALREKLSTLCFEGPEEALKLTANTQPAILTVSLAVHAVFSKRVQEPAFVAGHSLGEYSALVAASSLPLADAVRAVRARGTFMQEAVPSGVGAMAAVLGLEPDKVKAACDAAAQGEVVAPANYNSPEQTVIAGHASAVSRASVMLKEAGAKRVMPLPVSAPFHCALMDSVKPLLAEALGKVKVAAPRIPVVTNVEAQPNSDAARVVPLLLEQVSAPVRWIECVEALKAAGVTRVVELGPGKVLAGLVKRISKDIETFNVEDAASLEKTLAALGAA, via the coding sequence ATGTCGAAGATTGCTTTCGTCTTCCCCGGCCAGGGCAGCCAGAAGGTGGGCATGGGGAAGGACCTGCTCGAGAAGTTCCCCGAGGCCCGCGCTGTCTTCGAGGCTGTGGACGATGCGCTGCGTGAGAAGCTGTCCACCCTGTGCTTCGAGGGGCCCGAGGAGGCGCTGAAGCTCACCGCCAACACCCAGCCGGCGATCCTCACCGTGTCTCTGGCCGTGCATGCGGTGTTCTCCAAGCGCGTGCAGGAGCCCGCCTTCGTCGCCGGGCACTCGCTCGGGGAGTACTCGGCGCTGGTGGCCGCGAGCTCGCTGCCGCTGGCGGATGCCGTCCGGGCCGTTCGTGCCCGTGGCACCTTCATGCAGGAGGCCGTGCCTTCAGGTGTCGGCGCCATGGCGGCCGTGCTGGGCCTGGAGCCGGACAAGGTGAAGGCGGCCTGTGATGCGGCGGCGCAGGGCGAGGTGGTGGCTCCTGCCAACTACAACTCGCCCGAGCAGACGGTCATCGCCGGCCATGCTTCTGCGGTGTCCCGCGCCTCAGTCATGCTCAAGGAGGCGGGCGCCAAGCGCGTGATGCCCCTGCCGGTGTCCGCGCCTTTCCACTGCGCGCTGATGGATTCGGTGAAACCCCTGCTGGCCGAGGCGCTCGGCAAGGTGAAGGTGGCCGCGCCTCGCATTCCTGTGGTGACCAACGTGGAGGCCCAGCCCAACAGCGACGCCGCCCGCGTGGTGCCGCTGCTGCTGGAGCAGGTCAGCGCGCCGGTCCGCTGGATCGAGTGCGTGGAGGCCCTCAAGGCCGCAGGAGTGACGCGCGTGGTGGAGCTGGGGCCGGGCAAGGTGCTGGCCGGGCTCGTCAAGCGCATCAGCAAGGACATCGAGACGTTCAACGTCGAA
- a CDS encoding beta-ketoacyl-ACP synthase III, translating to MPLAQIIGTGSYAPAQVITNHDLEKVVDTSDAWITERTGIKERRRAAPGEATSDMAVAAARKALEMAGVAPEDIDLIVVGTITPDMPMPSCAVLVQAKLGAKKAFAFDVAAACAGSVYALSVAEQFVRSGQAKRALVIGADLFTGLLNWKDRNTCVLFGDGAGAMVLAPAQEEGRGILSTHLRTDGTLAEILTVPAGGSREPLTEDNLREQRHKVVMNGREVFKCAVRELTGITLESLKVHGYTPQQVDYVIVHQANMRILEAVLQRIEIPIEKCWINLDKYGNTSAASVPIALDEAVRAGKIKRGDLVAIMAVGAGMAWGSAVVRW from the coding sequence GTGCCCCTCGCGCAGATCATCGGAACGGGTTCCTACGCTCCAGCCCAGGTCATTACCAATCACGATCTCGAGAAGGTCGTCGATACGTCCGACGCTTGGATTACCGAGCGGACGGGCATCAAGGAGCGTCGCAGAGCCGCACCCGGCGAGGCGACAAGCGACATGGCCGTCGCTGCCGCTCGCAAGGCGCTGGAGATGGCCGGGGTCGCCCCCGAGGACATCGATCTGATCGTGGTGGGGACCATCACGCCAGACATGCCCATGCCGTCCTGCGCGGTGCTCGTTCAGGCGAAGCTGGGGGCCAAGAAGGCGTTTGCCTTCGATGTGGCCGCCGCGTGCGCGGGCTCGGTGTACGCCCTGTCGGTGGCGGAGCAGTTCGTCCGCTCGGGGCAGGCGAAGCGGGCGCTCGTGATCGGCGCGGACCTGTTCACCGGCCTGCTCAACTGGAAGGACCGCAACACCTGTGTCCTCTTTGGCGACGGGGCCGGGGCCATGGTCCTGGCGCCTGCCCAGGAGGAGGGGCGCGGCATCCTCTCCACCCACCTGCGCACGGACGGCACGCTGGCGGAGATCCTCACCGTCCCCGCGGGCGGCTCCCGAGAGCCGCTGACCGAGGACAACCTCCGCGAGCAGCGCCACAAGGTGGTCATGAACGGCCGCGAGGTCTTCAAGTGCGCCGTGCGTGAGCTGACAGGCATCACGCTGGAGTCGCTCAAGGTTCACGGCTACACGCCCCAGCAGGTGGATTACGTCATCGTCCACCAGGCCAACATGCGCATCCTCGAGGCGGTGCTCCAGCGCATCGAGATCCCGATCGAGAAGTGCTGGATCAACCTCGATAAATACGGCAACACGTCCGCCGCCTCGGTGCCCATTGCATTGGATGAGGCCGTCCGTGCTGGAAAGATCAAGCGCGGGGACCTCGTCGCCATCATGGCGGTGGGAGCGGGGATGGCATGGGGCAGCGCCGTCGTGCGCTGGTGA
- the rpmF gene encoding 50S ribosomal protein L32: protein MGVPKKRTSKMRRDRRRAANNNLRSAVQVIKCAKCKEPVLPHRACAACGNYGGREVIATE, encoded by the coding sequence GTGGGAGTTCCCAAGAAGCGGACGTCGAAGATGCGCCGGGATCGCCGTCGCGCGGCCAACAACAACCTGCGCTCCGCCGTGCAGGTCATCAAGTGCGCCAAGTGCAAGGAGCCGGTGCTGCCGCACCGCGCCTGCGCCGCCTGCGGTAACTATGGTGGCCGTGAAGTCATCGCCACGGAGTAG
- a CDS encoding YceD family protein, whose product MLVKIEQIQEPGLKLDEPIGLELLQEVLTGAGAGRDTGFRATRPSTLHASLRKVSGGVLVEGKFTAHMAAPCKRCLVDVTLDLPVAFTINLVPESLVRGDDVGGEKATDDDRGQGETAGSFELEDADEEVFDGKTIDLDPIIREQVLLALPMNAVCREDCKGLCAQCGQNLNEKQCGCETKVIDPRLAPLMNIKLN is encoded by the coding sequence ATGCTCGTAAAGATTGAACAAATTCAAGAGCCGGGGCTCAAGCTGGATGAGCCCATCGGTCTCGAGCTGCTCCAGGAGGTACTCACTGGGGCAGGGGCTGGCCGGGACACCGGCTTCCGGGCGACCCGTCCCTCGACGCTTCATGCGTCCTTGCGGAAGGTGAGCGGCGGAGTGCTGGTGGAGGGGAAGTTCACGGCCCATATGGCCGCGCCGTGCAAGCGCTGCCTCGTGGACGTGACGCTGGACCTGCCCGTGGCCTTCACGATCAACCTGGTCCCTGAGTCGCTCGTCCGGGGTGATGACGTGGGGGGCGAGAAGGCGACGGACGATGATCGCGGGCAGGGGGAGACGGCCGGTTCCTTTGAGTTGGAGGATGCCGACGAGGAAGTGTTCGACGGCAAGACGATCGATCTGGATCCGATCATCCGAGAGCAGGTATTGCTCGCCCTCCCGATGAACGCAGTCTGCCGTGAGGACTGCAAGGGGCTCTGCGCGCAGTGTGGCCAGAACCTCAACGAGAAGCAGTGTGGTTGCGAGACGAAGGTCATCGACCCTCGGCTCGCGCCGCTCATGAACATCAAGCTGAACTAG
- a CDS encoding tetratricopeptide repeat protein, protein MSILVGGLLSPALVSARPAFPSPLLFQLGPTNPEITRAQEQIEQGDFEDAVKTLQAGLDKPDVTDDQLVELYRLLGLASLYLGDEARAREAYERLLQARPDFELSRNAPPKLRNLYARIKEDIKSRRVRPVTLTVDPIPDPQGGEPVTVDARIQDMALGAKAKIFYRRAGDQAFNSVDFIRDRSTSNKEKERYRATLPAYELPAEATAYEVEYYFEVADAAQRRLAGRGDSFHPLVFQVLPQQAGQPAATASRPWYKSPWLWVAVGAVAVGGTAAGVAIATSEERGRVPVTIRVNP, encoded by the coding sequence GTGAGCATCTTGGTCGGCGGGCTCCTGAGCCCTGCCCTGGTCTCGGCTCGGCCGGCCTTCCCCTCGCCCCTCCTCTTCCAGCTGGGGCCCACGAATCCGGAGATCACCCGCGCCCAGGAGCAGATCGAGCAAGGGGACTTCGAGGACGCCGTGAAGACCCTGCAGGCGGGCCTGGACAAGCCGGACGTCACGGATGACCAGCTCGTGGAGCTCTACCGCCTGCTCGGGCTGGCCTCGCTCTACCTGGGCGACGAGGCGCGGGCCCGCGAGGCCTATGAGCGCCTGCTCCAGGCCCGGCCGGACTTCGAGCTGTCTCGCAACGCGCCGCCCAAGCTGCGCAACCTCTACGCGCGCATCAAGGAGGACATCAAGAGCCGGCGCGTCCGCCCCGTGACGCTCACGGTGGACCCCATCCCGGATCCCCAGGGCGGTGAGCCGGTGACGGTGGACGCGCGCATCCAGGACATGGCCCTGGGCGCCAAGGCGAAGATCTTCTACCGGCGCGCCGGCGACCAGGCCTTCAACTCCGTGGACTTCATCCGCGACCGCTCCACCTCTAATAAGGAGAAGGAGCGCTACCGCGCCACCCTGCCCGCCTACGAGCTCCCCGCCGAGGCCACCGCCTACGAGGTGGAGTACTACTTCGAGGTGGCGGACGCGGCGCAGCGGCGGCTGGCGGGCCGGGGCGACTCCTTCCACCCGCTCGTGTTCCAGGTCCTGCCCCAGCAGGCGGGCCAACCCGCAGCGACTGCCTCCCGCCCTTGGTACAAGAGCCCCTGGCTCTGGGTCGCCGTGGGCGCAGTGGCCGTCGGAGGCACCGCCGCGGGTGTCGCCATCGCCACCTCCGAGGAGCGCGGCCGCGTCCCCGTCACCATCCGCGTCAATCCATGA
- a CDS encoding response regulator produces MARILIIEDEQDLAGLVEYNLRAAGFETETANTGAGGLAKARARMPDLVLLDLMLPDVAGSEVLRMLKSDTELRKVPVVIVSAKGQESDRIQGLELGADDYVVKPFSVRELMLRVRAVLRRSDADEGPAAQLTAGDIQLDTARHQVRVKGQEVILTALEFRLLRTLMERGERVQTREVLLSDVWGIQAEIHTRTVDTHIKRLREKLGPAGDIIETVRGVGYKLNVP; encoded by the coding sequence ATGGCGCGCATCCTGATCATCGAGGACGAGCAGGACCTCGCTGGACTCGTCGAGTACAACCTGCGCGCGGCGGGGTTCGAGACGGAGACGGCGAACACCGGCGCGGGCGGCCTGGCCAAGGCCCGGGCGCGAATGCCGGACCTCGTGCTGCTGGACCTGATGCTCCCGGACGTGGCCGGCAGCGAGGTGCTCCGGATGCTCAAGAGCGACACGGAGCTGCGCAAGGTGCCCGTCGTCATCGTCAGCGCCAAGGGCCAGGAGTCCGACCGCATCCAGGGCCTGGAGCTGGGCGCGGATGACTACGTGGTGAAGCCCTTCTCCGTCCGCGAGCTGATGCTGCGGGTCAGGGCGGTGCTGCGGCGCTCGGACGCGGACGAGGGCCCTGCCGCCCAGCTCACCGCCGGGGACATCCAGCTGGACACCGCCCGCCACCAGGTGCGCGTGAAGGGCCAGGAGGTGATCCTCACCGCGCTGGAGTTCCGCCTGCTGCGCACGCTGATGGAGCGCGGCGAGCGGGTGCAGACGCGCGAGGTCCTCCTATCCGACGTCTGGGGCATCCAGGCGGAGATCCACACCCGCACCGTGGACACGCACATCAAGCGCCTGCGCGAGAAGCTGGGGCCCGCGGGCGATATCATCGAGACGGTCCGCGGCGTCGGCTACAAGCTCAACGTGCCGTGA
- a CDS encoding sensor histidine kinase: protein MTMRNLLVPLLLPAMGVIVVLVVLGTPGSAIAAAMVTMAGFVIAIVASRDSIQRQLQVLLRKTRGRIEGTPSGPSVAQEEDTLDEVAHLEGAIQSLHSRLTAQNAQLSQETRTLTAVLDSMIEGIWITDAQGTVVHHNDALREMLQPGSTGIVGQRPLALIRNEELNDAVIRACREGASTRLELQLEGLFPRTLAIRVTPLGKDLPGSAAVFHDVTELRRLEKVRKDFVANVSHELRTPITAIRGYSETLQSGALKDPEVAPKMVEIIHRQSERLSELVEDLLELSRLESREVKLNISHVPMAVATARAAETVRPKAAGKNIQLELHVPTDLMARGDERAVEQVLLNLLDNAVKYTPPGGRVDVFGTLEEGRCVVRVKDTGVGIEPKHLARIFERFYRVDKGRSRDMGGTGLGLSIVKHLVGAMEGEVKVESQPQVGSLFAIFLPVAAPEAASG from the coding sequence CTGACCATGCGCAACCTCCTCGTGCCGCTGCTGTTGCCCGCGATGGGCGTCATCGTGGTGCTGGTCGTCCTGGGGACCCCGGGCAGCGCCATCGCCGCGGCCATGGTGACGATGGCGGGCTTCGTCATCGCCATCGTCGCCAGCCGGGACAGCATCCAGCGCCAGCTCCAGGTGCTCTTGCGAAAGACACGGGGCCGCATCGAGGGCACTCCCTCAGGGCCCTCCGTCGCCCAGGAGGAGGACACCTTGGACGAGGTGGCCCACCTGGAAGGAGCCATCCAGTCGCTCCACTCCCGGTTGACCGCTCAGAACGCCCAGCTCTCCCAGGAGACCCGCACCCTCACCGCCGTGCTGGACAGCATGATCGAGGGCATCTGGATCACCGACGCCCAGGGCACCGTGGTGCACCACAATGACGCCCTGCGCGAGATGCTCCAGCCAGGCAGCACGGGGATTGTCGGCCAGCGCCCCCTCGCCCTCATCCGCAACGAGGAGCTGAACGACGCGGTCATTCGCGCCTGCCGCGAGGGCGCCTCCACCCGCCTGGAGCTGCAGCTGGAGGGGCTCTTTCCCCGCACGCTCGCCATCCGCGTCACCCCCCTGGGCAAGGACCTGCCGGGCAGCGCCGCCGTGTTTCACGATGTGACGGAGCTGCGGCGGCTGGAGAAGGTCCGCAAGGACTTCGTGGCCAACGTCTCGCACGAGCTGCGCACCCCCATCACCGCCATCCGCGGCTACTCGGAGACGCTCCAGAGCGGCGCGCTGAAGGACCCGGAGGTGGCTCCCAAGATGGTGGAGATCATCCACCGCCAATCCGAGCGCCTCTCCGAGCTCGTCGAGGACCTGCTGGAGCTGTCCCGGCTGGAGTCCCGCGAGGTGAAGCTGAACATCTCCCATGTCCCCATGGCCGTGGCCACGGCTCGGGCCGCGGAGACCGTCCGGCCCAAGGCGGCGGGGAAGAACATCCAGCTGGAGCTCCACGTCCCCACTGACTTGATGGCCCGAGGAGACGAGCGGGCGGTCGAGCAGGTGCTCCTCAACCTGCTGGACAACGCAGTGAAGTACACCCCGCCCGGCGGCCGGGTGGACGTCTTCGGCACATTGGAAGAAGGGCGCTGCGTGGTCCGGGTGAAGGACACCGGGGTGGGCATCGAACCCAAGCACCTGGCCCGAATCTTCGAGCGCTTCTACCGGGTGGACAAAGGTCGCAGCCGGGACATGGGCGGCACGGGCCTGGGGCTCTCCATCGTGAAGCACCTGGTCGGGGCCATGGAGGGGGAGGTCAAGGTAGAGAGCCAGCCCCAGGTCGGCAGCCTTTTTGCGATTTTTCTCCCTGTGGCTGCCCCGGAGGCGGCATCCGGGTAG
- a CDS encoding metallophosphoesterase family protein: MRVAILADIHGNLPACEAVLEDIERMAPDYIVAAGDLALRGAHPRETVELLADKCDALLMGNTDCYLAGNYLGGAYRDRDHWKTELLRWTRDQLGEAHLKMLGALPFSIRYSPRKGQDLFVCHANPKNLEESLDPTLDEMSVRRFFMHLDAAACAFGHLHFPYRRRVGRMIIADVASAGIPRDGDLRPAYGIFTYTPKGWRVQIRRVRYPVRKATQALTARKVPGGPILIHKLVEARYRHHHALLEAARRHSGLPPPGPVLRPPPGAPVRNLVTEMPVAEEPPVPRDEAEAAALRQEAVDPTDLGHAQAAALSNEPALAAQLENVNDMDG; the protein is encoded by the coding sequence ATGCGGGTCGCTATCCTCGCGGACATTCACGGCAATCTCCCCGCCTGCGAGGCTGTCCTCGAGGACATCGAGCGGATGGCGCCCGACTACATTGTCGCCGCCGGGGATCTCGCGCTGCGAGGCGCCCACCCTCGCGAGACGGTGGAGCTGCTCGCCGACAAGTGCGACGCGCTGTTGATGGGCAACACGGACTGCTACCTCGCAGGCAACTACCTGGGCGGCGCCTACCGCGACCGGGACCACTGGAAGACGGAACTGCTCCGGTGGACGCGAGACCAGCTGGGCGAGGCCCACCTCAAGATGCTCGGCGCCCTGCCCTTCTCCATCCGCTACTCGCCGCGCAAGGGCCAGGACCTGTTCGTCTGCCACGCGAACCCGAAGAACCTCGAGGAGTCGCTGGACCCCACGCTGGACGAAATGTCCGTGCGCCGCTTCTTCATGCACCTGGACGCGGCCGCCTGTGCCTTCGGGCACCTGCACTTCCCCTACCGCCGCCGCGTGGGCCGGATGATCATCGCCGACGTGGCCAGCGCGGGGATTCCTCGAGACGGAGACCTGCGTCCCGCCTACGGCATCTTCACGTACACGCCCAAGGGCTGGCGCGTGCAGATCCGCCGGGTGCGCTACCCGGTGCGCAAAGCCACCCAGGCGCTCACCGCGCGCAAGGTCCCGGGCGGCCCCATCCTCATCCACAAGCTCGTCGAGGCGCGCTACCGCCACCACCACGCGCTGCTGGAGGCCGCGCGCCGCCACTCGGGCCTGCCACCTCCGGGCCCCGTGCTGCGTCCGCCTCCGGGTGCGCCCGTTCGCAACCTGGTCACCGAGATGCCTGTCGCGGAGGAGCCGCCCGTACCGCGAGACGAGGCCGAGGCCGCCGCCCTGCGCCAGGAGGCGGTGGACCCCACGGACCTCGGCCACGCCCAGGCTGCGGCGCTGTCGAACGAGCCCGCGCTCGCCGCACAGCTCGAGAACGTCAACGACATGGACGGCTGA
- a CDS encoding SixA phosphatase family protein, translated as MSVHMLPLMIVRHAVAEDEHPLGDEARALTSEGRAAFRQHARKLARLTPLTGIVTSPLVRAVQTAEILAEAFGIGQVEVHGALLPHANAHKRILELALELGQGWALVGHNPGLARAGARALGEELPDKLRKGTVLALNPSGKRFELAWFASPGRAVLRPGERRS; from the coding sequence ATGTCCGTCCACATGCTTCCGTTGATGATTGTCCGCCACGCGGTGGCGGAGGATGAACACCCGCTCGGTGACGAGGCCCGCGCCCTCACCTCCGAAGGCCGCGCCGCCTTCCGCCAGCATGCACGCAAGCTCGCGCGCCTCACCCCACTGACGGGCATCGTCACGAGCCCGCTGGTGCGCGCCGTTCAGACAGCGGAGATCCTCGCCGAGGCCTTCGGCATCGGACAGGTGGAGGTGCACGGCGCGCTGCTGCCCCACGCGAACGCGCACAAGCGCATCCTGGAGCTGGCCTTGGAGCTGGGTCAGGGCTGGGCGCTGGTGGGCCACAACCCGGGGCTGGCCCGCGCCGGTGCGCGAGCGCTCGGCGAGGAGCTTCCAGACAAACTGCGCAAGGGTACCGTGCTGGCGCTGAACCCTTCCGGCAAGCGCTTCGAGCTGGCCTGGTTCGCCTCACCCGGGCGGGCCGTGCTGCGCCCCGGCGAGCGCCGCTCCTGA
- a CDS encoding response regulator has translation MSHVLIVDDERDLAELIDFNLKSAGFSTQVASTGEAALSAARQQRPDLVLLDLMLPDMPGTEVCRQLRAGANTRDILIVMLTAKGEEADRVLGFEVGADDYVTKPFSVRELVLRLKAILRRSGAPKDSVAPVTLGSLKLDVGAHRFYVEGKEVPLTALEFRLLEYLMTRVGRVQSREQLLEEVWGLSSALETRTIDTHVMRLRDKLGPARTSLETVRGVGYRIVDSAAS, from the coding sequence ATGTCCCACGTCCTCATCGTCGATGACGAGCGAGATCTCGCCGAGCTCATCGACTTCAACCTGAAGTCGGCTGGCTTCTCCACCCAAGTCGCCTCGACGGGCGAGGCGGCCCTCTCCGCGGCAAGGCAGCAGCGGCCCGATCTCGTCCTGCTGGACCTGATGCTCCCGGACATGCCCGGCACGGAGGTATGCCGGCAGCTCCGAGCGGGAGCGAACACCCGGGACATCCTTATCGTCATGCTCACCGCCAAGGGCGAGGAGGCGGACCGCGTGCTCGGCTTCGAGGTAGGCGCGGACGACTACGTCACCAAGCCCTTCAGCGTCCGCGAGCTGGTGCTGCGCCTGAAGGCCATCCTGCGCCGCAGCGGGGCGCCGAAGGACAGCGTGGCGCCCGTGACGCTCGGATCCCTCAAGCTGGACGTGGGCGCCCACCGCTTCTACGTGGAGGGCAAGGAAGTCCCCCTCACCGCGCTGGAGTTCCGCCTCCTGGAGTACTTGATGACGCGCGTAGGCCGCGTGCAGTCGCGCGAGCAGCTCCTCGAGGAAGTCTGGGGCCTGTCCAGCGCACTCGAGACGCGCACCATCGACACCCACGTGATGCGCCTGCGCGACAAGCTCGGGCCCGCGCGCACCTCCCTCGAGACGGTGCGCGGTGTCGGCTACCGAATCGTCGACTCCGCTGCCTCCTGA
- a CDS encoding phosphate ABC transporter substrate-binding protein, which produces MKKFLASFLAVFLLALPVVAQAGTVTVKGSDTMVILGQRWAEEFMKKNPSTKLQVTGGGSGTGISALINGTTDICMSSRPIKDAESEKLRTRFNTTGTEIAVAKDGVTFYVNEKNPLTSLTQEQLKGIYLGDITNWKDVGGPDAPIVVYSRENSSGTYVFVKDNLLGGEDYTASAQTLPGTAAVVNAVSKEKNGIGYGGAAYAKGIKELKIKVGSAEVAPSAENIKSGKYPLSRDLYFYLRNKPTGEAKAFIDYALSAEGQQLVTKVGYFPVK; this is translated from the coding sequence ATGAAGAAATTCCTCGCGTCATTCCTCGCCGTCTTCCTGCTGGCCCTCCCGGTGGTGGCCCAGGCGGGCACCGTCACCGTCAAGGGCTCGGACACCATGGTCATCCTCGGCCAGCGCTGGGCCGAGGAGTTCATGAAGAAGAACCCCAGCACCAAGCTTCAGGTGACGGGCGGCGGCTCCGGCACGGGCATCTCCGCGCTCATCAACGGCACCACCGACATCTGCATGTCCAGCCGCCCCATCAAGGACGCGGAGTCCGAGAAGCTCCGGACCCGCTTCAACACCACCGGCACGGAGATCGCCGTCGCCAAGGACGGCGTCACCTTCTACGTGAACGAGAAGAACCCGCTCACCTCCCTGACGCAGGAGCAGCTCAAGGGCATCTACCTGGGCGACATCACCAACTGGAAGGACGTCGGCGGCCCGGACGCGCCCATCGTCGTCTACTCCCGCGAGAACTCCTCCGGCACCTACGTCTTCGTGAAGGACAACCTGCTCGGGGGGGAGGACTACACCGCCAGCGCGCAGACGCTGCCGGGCACCGCCGCGGTGGTGAACGCCGTCTCCAAGGAGAAGAACGGCATTGGCTACGGCGGCGCCGCCTACGCCAAGGGCATCAAGGAGCTGAAGATCAAGGTGGGCAGCGCCGAGGTGGCTCCCAGCGCCGAGAACATCAAGAGCGGCAAGTACCCGCTCTCGCGCGATCTGTACTTCTACCTGCGCAACAAGCCCACCGGTGAGGCGAAGGCCTTCATCGACTACGCCCTGTCGGCCGAGGGCCAGCAGCTGGTCACCAAGGTGGGCTACTTCCCTGTGAAGTAG
- the pstC gene encoding phosphate ABC transporter permease subunit PstC translates to MDREAAMQQGLAETMVVPRLSPAARRRQLREKAIAGLITVMAFTGIAALVLIIVFIAKEALGLFLDAHAREEASLAKMFTAQPTRPGKPLAYLWQPVSNVPKVSMIPLFVGTLKTTLVSMLVAVPVGVAAALFAAEFAPRRLRELLKPVIELLAGIPSVVLGFFALMVLASFLQDTFGFTYRLNAVVAGLGLALAIVPVIFTVSEDALTAVPRSYREASLALGATPWETAWKVVLPAAAPGILAACVLGFGRAIGETMIVLMASGNAAVVSANLSDSVRSLSATIAAEMGEVVVGSPHYSLLFFIGVELFIFTFILNMLASAWTKRVLKKLTGGAA, encoded by the coding sequence ATGGATAGAGAAGCCGCCATGCAGCAGGGTCTCGCGGAAACCATGGTCGTGCCGCGGCTGTCTCCGGCGGCGCGGCGACGGCAGCTCCGGGAGAAGGCCATCGCCGGCCTCATCACGGTGATGGCTTTCACCGGCATTGCCGCGCTGGTGCTCATCATCGTCTTCATCGCGAAGGAGGCGCTGGGGCTCTTCCTGGATGCCCACGCCCGCGAGGAGGCGAGCCTCGCCAAGATGTTCACGGCCCAGCCCACCCGGCCGGGCAAGCCGCTGGCCTACCTCTGGCAACCGGTGTCCAACGTGCCGAAGGTGAGCATGATCCCGCTCTTCGTCGGCACGCTGAAGACGACGCTCGTGTCCATGCTGGTGGCGGTGCCGGTGGGCGTGGCGGCCGCGCTGTTCGCCGCGGAGTTCGCGCCCCGGCGGCTGCGCGAGCTGCTCAAGCCCGTCATCGAGCTGCTGGCGGGCATCCCGTCCGTGGTGCTCGGCTTCTTCGCGCTGATGGTGCTGGCCTCCTTCCTCCAGGACACCTTTGGCTTCACCTACCGGCTCAACGCCGTGGTCGCGGGCCTGGGGCTGGCGCTGGCCATCGTGCCCGTCATCTTCACCGTGTCCGAGGACGCACTGACTGCGGTGCCTCGCAGCTACCGGGAGGCCTCGCTGGCGCTGGGGGCCACGCCGTGGGAGACCGCCTGGAAGGTCGTCCTTCCCGCGGCGGCCCCGGGCATCCTCGCCGCGTGCGTGCTGGGCTTCGGCCGGGCCATCGGTGAGACGATGATCGTCCTGATGGCCTCGGGTAACGCCGCCGTCGTCTCGGCCAACCTGAGTGACTCGGTGCGCTCGCTGTCGGCGACGATCGCCGCGGAGATGGGCGAGGTGGTGGTGGGCAGCCCTCACTACTCACTGCTCTTCTTCATCGGCGTGGAGCTGTTCATCTTCACCTTCATCCTGAACATGCTGGCGTCCGCCTGGACGAAGCGCGTCCTCAAGAAGCTCACGGGAGGTGCCGCGTGA